The Apis cerana isolate GH-2021 linkage group LG12, AcerK_1.0, whole genome shotgun sequence genome window below encodes:
- the LOC107993272 gene encoding ATP-binding cassette sub-family C member 5 isoform X7 encodes MPADSAGLFSYIFYTWLTPYIWKAYKNGIDFTNIPYISTYESSKYNTHRLEILWQEELNKHGPYLASFPNVAWKFVRTRICIAGFLLSCSTICGFISSMILMKKVLEHVQSPEENIWIGIKWALLLTCCDFLRLIFFNWTWNTNIRTALRLKSACTTLLYKKIIRLNNLGNKSTGEMINLFTNDSQRLFDVVIYGPMIFSGPIIIICGIIYILWVFSPIALYGIFTFLVFYPCQYLLSRAVGYFRSKTVIITDTRVKLMNEILECIKLIKMYSWEKYFSHKLLDIRKKEEYWLHKTVYFQSLAISLTPAIPAISAIVTFLAHLSSGSSLTASQAFPITTFFGNMLRMALSSLKDSTRHFIDAHIALRRIKVFPFVTLLNSQFRSSFLFLQVALVNIAESNITLNRLQNILLLEEYTCHISKPIVKSQAVAIANGTFVYENSTLYAKKLKNIRKKKKIVSYLRSKVELEKLNESFQETEYIKVLSTIKFGVAKGGLTGICGHIGSGKSSLLLAALGQLKMINGCVLREGSCAYVSQQAWIINATFKENILFGNQFDAKRYYQTLTVCSLKEDLNMLPGGDETEIGERGINLSGGQKQRIALARALYANRDIYFLDDPLSAVDTHVGSYIFKNLILGALKNKCVLFVTHQIQFLKHCDQILVMHKGRIVEQGTHDELMQLNKEYATMAHSALLKTEIDSKYEIAIPIQTNKDSNNDSKRQIITCNAEDNDEYIEASTKIHKKEAILTTQEKMGIGSVKSYIYHIYVKSAGGYLIAVLVFLTLFLSIGSSAFSSWWLATWIKAGNGNIIDSNNNKTISSNNLNDNPNYLYYQNIYIGCIGIILLTSLLRGLVIMYATINASTTLHNKVFKKIIKTTVTFFETTPIGRIQNIFSRDIDEVDNYIPISVENMIQNIITCSFAIVFICAILPWYCLPLIILAAIFFYISRIFRVAMRDFKRMENISRSPVLSFITTTIHGLNTIHAFQKEKAFINKFEELFDLNNLCLYLCQSIMRWSAVRLDILAIASSSITAFLVIALKNQISPALAGLAMAYAMQMTGIFQYTVRLMAEIETRFISVERISYYLKTLQKEEISEQHLIDLPDQWPIDGELEFCKVELKYRKSLPPALNNISFIIKPGEHIGIVGRTGAGKSSLIIALFRLVEISAGKIKIDGIDIAKVKLKLLRTKLSIIPQDPVLFNGTIRSNLDPFKQFSDSEIWSVLEKTQLKEKVQVMPGQLDAPIEVEGKNLSVGERQLFCLSRALLRSAKILVLDEATAAVDPETEIAVQNTIQNEFSNTTILTIAHRLKTVISCDRIIVMKNGQIIEFDAPSVLLSNSNSEFSKMMTSAEKNIKEI; translated from the exons ATGCCAGCAGATAGTGCtggtttattttcatatattttttatacatggtTAACGCCATATATATGGAAAGCATATAAAAATGGTATtgattttacgaatattccatatatttcTACTTATGAaagttctaaatataatactcaTAG attagaaATACTTTGgcaagaagaattaaataaacatggTCCATATTTAGCATCATTTCCAAATGTAGCTTGGAAATTTGTAAGAACAAGAATATGTATAGCtggatttttattaagttGTTCTACAATTTGTGGATTTATTAGTTCT atGATACTAATGAAAAAAGTACTAGAACATGTTCAATCaccagaagaaaatatatggatAGGTATAAAATGGGCACTGTTGTTAACATGTTGTGATTTTTtgcgattaatattttttaactggACTTGGAATACTAATATTAGAACAGCATTAAGATTAAAGAGTGCTTGTACaactcttttatataaaaaaattattagactgAATAATCTTGGAAATAAAAGTACAGGAGaa atgattaatttatttacaaatgataGTCAAAGACTTTTTGATGTTGTCATTTATGGACCTATGATATTTAGTGgtccaataattattatctgtggtataatttatatactttggGTATTTAGTCCAATAGCtctttatggaatatttacttttcttgtattttatccTTGCCAG taTCTTCTATCCCGTGCAGTTGGATATTTTCGTTCGAAGACAGTTATTATTACAGATACACgagtaaaattaatgaatgaaatcttagaatgtataaaattaattaaaatgtattcatgggagaaatattttagtcATAAACTCCTTG atatacgaaagaaggaagaatatTGGTTACATAAAACTGTATATTTCCAAAGTCTTGCTATTTCTTTGACACCAGCTATACCTGCAATATCTGCAATTGTTACATTTCTAGCACATTTATCTTCAGGCAGTAGTTTAACTGCTTCTCAG GCTTTTCCAATTACAacattttttggaaatatgtTGAGAATGGCACTCTCTTCCCTTAAGGATTCTACACGACATTTTATCGACGCTCATATTGCTCTTAGAAGAATTAAG GTATTTCCTTTTGTAACATTGCTCAATTCTCAATTtcgttcttcatttttatttctacaagTGGCGTTAGTTAATATCGCCGAATCAAATATAACACTCAACAGATTGCAG aatatattacttttagaAGAATATACATGCCATATATCAAAACCAATTGTAAAATCACAAGCTGTAGCCATTGCTAACGGTACATTTGTTTACGAAAATTCTACGTTGTatgctaaaaaattaaaaaatattagaaaaaaaaa aaaaattgtatcatatttaaGAAGCAAAGTTGAATTGGAAAAACTTAATGAATCATTCCAAGAAactgaatatattaaagtacTTTCAACTATTAAGTTCGGAGTAGCAAAAGGTGGATTAACAGGAATTTGTGGACATATAGGAAGTGGAAAATCTAGTCTTTTACTTGCTGCTTTAggacaattaaaaatgataaatggtTGTGTTTTGAGAGAAGGTTCTTGTGCTTACGTTAGTCAACAGGCGTGGATTATTAATGcaacttttaaagaaaatatattgtttggaAATCAATTTGATGCTAAACGATACTATCAAACATTAACAGTATGCAGTTTAAAAGAAGATTTGAATATGTTACCGGGTGGAGACGAAACTGAAATAGGAGAAAGAGGTATAAATCTTTCAGGAGGACAAAAGCAAAGAATTGCTCTTGCTAGGGCACTTTATGCTAAtcg agatatatattttttggatgATCCATTAAGTGCAGTAGACACACATGTCggttcttatatttttaaaaatttaattctcggAGCGCTCAAAAATAAATGTGTGTTATTTGTAACACATCAAATTcaa tttttaaaacaCTGTGATCAAATACTTGTAATGCATAAAGGAAGAATTGTAGAACAAGGTACACATGATGAATTGatgcaattaaataaagaatatgctACAATGGCACATAGTGCACTATTAAAAACGGAGATCGAttcaaaata tgAAATTGCGATACCGATTCAAACAAATAAAGATTCTAATAATGATTCAAAGAGACAAATAATAACTTGCAATGCAGAAGATAatgatgaatatattgaagcatcaacaaaaatacataaaaaag aagcAATCCTTACTACTCAAGAAAAGATGGGAATAGGTAgtgtaaaatcatatatttatcatatatatgtaaaatctgCGGGTGGTTATCTTATAGCAGTTTTGGTATTTTTGACACTCTTCTTAAGTATTGGAAGTTCAGCATTTAGTTCTTGGTGGTTAGCTACATGGATTAAAGCTGGTAATGgg aatattattgattccaataataataaaactatatcatcaaataatttaaatgataatcctaattatttatattaccaaaatatttatattggttgcattggaataattttattaacaagtttATTGCGTGGTTTGGTTATTATGTATGCTACAATAAATGCTTCGACGACATTACATAACaaagtttttaagaaaataattaagacaacagtaacattttttgaaacaaCTCCTATTGgaagaatacaaaatatttttagtcgAGATATTGATGAAG TGGACAATTACATACCAATTTCTGTAGAAAACATGATACAGAATATAATTACTTGCAGTTTTGCAATTGTGTTTATATGTGCAATATTACCTTGGTATTGTTTACCATTAATTATCCTTgctgctatttttttttatattagtagAATCTTTAG agtAGCAATGAGAGATTTTAAGCGAATGGAGAATATTTCACGATCTCCTGTTTTAAGTTTCATTACTACTACCATTCATGGTCTAAATACTATTCACGCATTCCAGAAGGAAAAAGCATTTATAAACAA attcgaGGAATTATTTGACTTAAACAATTTATGTCTTTATCTATGTCAATCTATTATGAGATGGTCTGCTGTAAGACTTGATATTTTAGCAATTGCTTCCTCTTCTATTACTGCTTTTCTTGTAATTGcacttaaaaatcaaatatctccAGCTCTTGCTGGTTTAGCAATGGCATATGCTATGCAAATGACTGGCATTTTTCAATACACTGTAAGATTAATGGCGGAAATAGAAACTCGTTTTATAAGTGTTGAAAGAATAAGCTATTACTTGAag actttacaaaaagaagaaatttctgaGCAACATCTCATAGATCTTCCTGATCAATGGCCTATTGATggagaattagaattttgtaaagtcgaattaaaatatagaaaaagtttACCACctgcattaaataatatttcatttattattaaacctGGTGAACATATAG GTATTGTAGGACGTACAGGAGCAGGAAAAAGTTCTTTAATCATTGCTTTATTCCGATTAGTTGAAATTTCTgctggaaaaattaaaattgatggtATAGATATagcaaaagtaaaattaaagttattaagaactaaattatctataattccTCAGGATCCTGTCTTATTTAATGGAACCATAcg aTCAAATTTAGATCCCTTTAAACAATTTAGTGATTCTGAAATCTGGAGTGTTTTAGAAAAAActcaattgaaagaaaaagtacaAGTTATGCCTGGTCAATTGGATGCACCTATTGAAgttgaaggaaaaaatttaagtgTAGGCGAGCGACAATTATTTTGTCTATCAAGAGCACTTTTGCGTAGTGCCAaa ATATTAGTATTAGATGAAGCAACAGCTGCTGTTGATCCAGAAACTGAAATTGCTGTACAAAATAcaattcaaaatgaattttcaaatactaCAATATTAACCATAGCTCACCGTTTGAAGACTGTTATTTCATGTGATCGCATTATTGTTATGAAGAATGgacaaataattgaatttgatgCACCATCTGTACTTTTATCCAATTCAAACTCTGAATTCTCAAAAATGATGACTTCAGcagaaaaaaacataaaagaaatataa
- the LOC107993272 gene encoding ATP-binding cassette sub-family C member 5 isoform X3: MMENKTDILNDQSEDNKTQYINSERYDDANERQHFLLPNTYSRSPKIPIEYIKGTNIKRYNPALRNLIPIRRKNQNKEYMPADSAGLFSYIFYTWLTPYIWKAYKNGIDFTNIPYISTYESSKYNTHRLEILWQEELNKHGPYLASFPNVAWKFVRTRICIAGFLLSCSTICGFISSMILMKKVLEHVQSPEENIWIGIKWALLLTCCDFLRLIFFNWTWNTNIRTALRLKSACTTLLYKKIIRLNNLGNKSTGEMINLFTNDSQRLFDVVIYGPMIFSGPIIIICGIIYILWVFSPIALYGIFTFLVFYPCQYLLSRAVGYFRSKTVIITDTRVKLMNEILECIKLIKMYSWEKYFSHKLLDIRKKEEYWLHKTVYFQSLAISLTPAIPAISAIVTFLAHLSSGSSLTASQVFPFVTLLNSQFRSSFLFLQVALVNIAESNITLNRLQNILLLEEYTCHISKPIVKSQAVAIANGTFVYENSTLYAKKLKNIRKKKKIVSYLRSKVELEKLNESFQETEYIKVLSTIKFGVAKGGLTGICGHIGSGKSSLLLAALGQLKMINGCVLREGSCAYVSQQAWIINATFKENILFGNQFDAKRYYQTLTVCSLKEDLNMLPGGDETEIGERGINLSGGQKQRIALARALYANRDIYFLDDPLSAVDTHVGSYIFKNLILGALKNKCVLFVTHQIQFLKHCDQILVMHKGRIVEQGTHDELMQLNKEYATMAHSALLKTEIDSKYEIAIPIQTNKDSNNDSKRQIITCNAEDNDEYIEASTKIHKKEAILTTQEKMGIGSVKSYIYHIYVKSAGGYLIAVLVFLTLFLSIGSSAFSSWWLATWIKAGNGNIIDSNNNKTISSNNLNDNPNYLYYQNIYIGCIGIILLTSLLRGLVIMYATINASTTLHNKVFKKIIKTTVTFFETTPIGRIQNIFSRDIDEVDNYIPISVENMIQNIITCSFAIVFICAILPWYCLPLIILAAIFFYISRIFRVAMRDFKRMENISRSPVLSFITTTIHGLNTIHAFQKEKAFINKFEELFDLNNLCLYLCQSIMRWSAVRLDILAIASSSITAFLVIALKNQISPALAGLAMAYAMQMTGIFQYTVRLMAEIETRFISVERISYYLKTLQKEEISEQHLIDLPDQWPIDGELEFCKVELKYRKSLPPALNNISFIIKPGEHIGIVGRTGAGKSSLIIALFRLVEISAGKIKIDGIDIAKVKLKLLRTKLSIIPQDPVLFNGTIRSNLDPFKQFSDSEIWSVLEKTQLKEKVQVMPGQLDAPIEVEGKNLSVGERQLFCLSRALLRSAKILVLDEATAAVDPETEIAVQNTIQNEFSNTTILTIAHRLKTVISCDRIIVMKNGQIIEFDAPSVLLSNSNSEFSKMMTSAEKNIKEI; encoded by the exons atgatggaaaataaaacagaTATTCTTAATGATCAAAGTGAAGACAATAAAactcaatatattaatagtgaAAG aTATGATGATGCCAATGAAAGACAACATTTTTTGCTTCCTAATACATATTCACGTTCGCCAAAAATACCAATAGAATACATTAAaggaacaaatataaaacgatacaATCCAGCTTTAAGAAATCTTATACCAATACGTCGCAAAAATca aaacaagGAATATATGCCAGCAGATAGTGCtggtttattttcatatattttttatacatggtTAACGCCATATATATGGAAAGCATATAAAAATGGTATtgattttacgaatattccatatatttcTACTTATGAaagttctaaatataatactcaTAG attagaaATACTTTGgcaagaagaattaaataaacatggTCCATATTTAGCATCATTTCCAAATGTAGCTTGGAAATTTGTAAGAACAAGAATATGTATAGCtggatttttattaagttGTTCTACAATTTGTGGATTTATTAGTTCT atGATACTAATGAAAAAAGTACTAGAACATGTTCAATCaccagaagaaaatatatggatAGGTATAAAATGGGCACTGTTGTTAACATGTTGTGATTTTTtgcgattaatattttttaactggACTTGGAATACTAATATTAGAACAGCATTAAGATTAAAGAGTGCTTGTACaactcttttatataaaaaaattattagactgAATAATCTTGGAAATAAAAGTACAGGAGaa atgattaatttatttacaaatgataGTCAAAGACTTTTTGATGTTGTCATTTATGGACCTATGATATTTAGTGgtccaataattattatctgtggtataatttatatactttggGTATTTAGTCCAATAGCtctttatggaatatttacttttcttgtattttatccTTGCCAG taTCTTCTATCCCGTGCAGTTGGATATTTTCGTTCGAAGACAGTTATTATTACAGATACACgagtaaaattaatgaatgaaatcttagaatgtataaaattaattaaaatgtattcatgggagaaatattttagtcATAAACTCCTTG atatacgaaagaaggaagaatatTGGTTACATAAAACTGTATATTTCCAAAGTCTTGCTATTTCTTTGACACCAGCTATACCTGCAATATCTGCAATTGTTACATTTCTAGCACATTTATCTTCAGGCAGTAGTTTAACTGCTTCTCAG GTATTTCCTTTTGTAACATTGCTCAATTCTCAATTtcgttcttcatttttatttctacaagTGGCGTTAGTTAATATCGCCGAATCAAATATAACACTCAACAGATTGCAG aatatattacttttagaAGAATATACATGCCATATATCAAAACCAATTGTAAAATCACAAGCTGTAGCCATTGCTAACGGTACATTTGTTTACGAAAATTCTACGTTGTatgctaaaaaattaaaaaatattagaaaaaaaaa aaaaattgtatcatatttaaGAAGCAAAGTTGAATTGGAAAAACTTAATGAATCATTCCAAGAAactgaatatattaaagtacTTTCAACTATTAAGTTCGGAGTAGCAAAAGGTGGATTAACAGGAATTTGTGGACATATAGGAAGTGGAAAATCTAGTCTTTTACTTGCTGCTTTAggacaattaaaaatgataaatggtTGTGTTTTGAGAGAAGGTTCTTGTGCTTACGTTAGTCAACAGGCGTGGATTATTAATGcaacttttaaagaaaatatattgtttggaAATCAATTTGATGCTAAACGATACTATCAAACATTAACAGTATGCAGTTTAAAAGAAGATTTGAATATGTTACCGGGTGGAGACGAAACTGAAATAGGAGAAAGAGGTATAAATCTTTCAGGAGGACAAAAGCAAAGAATTGCTCTTGCTAGGGCACTTTATGCTAAtcg agatatatattttttggatgATCCATTAAGTGCAGTAGACACACATGTCggttcttatatttttaaaaatttaattctcggAGCGCTCAAAAATAAATGTGTGTTATTTGTAACACATCAAATTcaa tttttaaaacaCTGTGATCAAATACTTGTAATGCATAAAGGAAGAATTGTAGAACAAGGTACACATGATGAATTGatgcaattaaataaagaatatgctACAATGGCACATAGTGCACTATTAAAAACGGAGATCGAttcaaaata tgAAATTGCGATACCGATTCAAACAAATAAAGATTCTAATAATGATTCAAAGAGACAAATAATAACTTGCAATGCAGAAGATAatgatgaatatattgaagcatcaacaaaaatacataaaaaag aagcAATCCTTACTACTCAAGAAAAGATGGGAATAGGTAgtgtaaaatcatatatttatcatatatatgtaaaatctgCGGGTGGTTATCTTATAGCAGTTTTGGTATTTTTGACACTCTTCTTAAGTATTGGAAGTTCAGCATTTAGTTCTTGGTGGTTAGCTACATGGATTAAAGCTGGTAATGgg aatattattgattccaataataataaaactatatcatcaaataatttaaatgataatcctaattatttatattaccaaaatatttatattggttgcattggaataattttattaacaagtttATTGCGTGGTTTGGTTATTATGTATGCTACAATAAATGCTTCGACGACATTACATAACaaagtttttaagaaaataattaagacaacagtaacattttttgaaacaaCTCCTATTGgaagaatacaaaatatttttagtcgAGATATTGATGAAG TGGACAATTACATACCAATTTCTGTAGAAAACATGATACAGAATATAATTACTTGCAGTTTTGCAATTGTGTTTATATGTGCAATATTACCTTGGTATTGTTTACCATTAATTATCCTTgctgctatttttttttatattagtagAATCTTTAG agtAGCAATGAGAGATTTTAAGCGAATGGAGAATATTTCACGATCTCCTGTTTTAAGTTTCATTACTACTACCATTCATGGTCTAAATACTATTCACGCATTCCAGAAGGAAAAAGCATTTATAAACAA attcgaGGAATTATTTGACTTAAACAATTTATGTCTTTATCTATGTCAATCTATTATGAGATGGTCTGCTGTAAGACTTGATATTTTAGCAATTGCTTCCTCTTCTATTACTGCTTTTCTTGTAATTGcacttaaaaatcaaatatctccAGCTCTTGCTGGTTTAGCAATGGCATATGCTATGCAAATGACTGGCATTTTTCAATACACTGTAAGATTAATGGCGGAAATAGAAACTCGTTTTATAAGTGTTGAAAGAATAAGCTATTACTTGAag actttacaaaaagaagaaatttctgaGCAACATCTCATAGATCTTCCTGATCAATGGCCTATTGATggagaattagaattttgtaaagtcgaattaaaatatagaaaaagtttACCACctgcattaaataatatttcatttattattaaacctGGTGAACATATAG GTATTGTAGGACGTACAGGAGCAGGAAAAAGTTCTTTAATCATTGCTTTATTCCGATTAGTTGAAATTTCTgctggaaaaattaaaattgatggtATAGATATagcaaaagtaaaattaaagttattaagaactaaattatctataattccTCAGGATCCTGTCTTATTTAATGGAACCATAcg aTCAAATTTAGATCCCTTTAAACAATTTAGTGATTCTGAAATCTGGAGTGTTTTAGAAAAAActcaattgaaagaaaaagtacaAGTTATGCCTGGTCAATTGGATGCACCTATTGAAgttgaaggaaaaaatttaagtgTAGGCGAGCGACAATTATTTTGTCTATCAAGAGCACTTTTGCGTAGTGCCAaa ATATTAGTATTAGATGAAGCAACAGCTGCTGTTGATCCAGAAACTGAAATTGCTGTACAAAATAcaattcaaaatgaattttcaaatactaCAATATTAACCATAGCTCACCGTTTGAAGACTGTTATTTCATGTGATCGCATTATTGTTATGAAGAATGgacaaataattgaatttgatgCACCATCTGTACTTTTATCCAATTCAAACTCTGAATTCTCAAAAATGATGACTTCAGcagaaaaaaacataaaagaaatataa